The following proteins come from a genomic window of Athalia rosae chromosome 1, iyAthRosa1.1, whole genome shotgun sequence:
- the LOC125499754 gene encoding uncharacterized protein LOC125499754: MNKLSDIKITSSTSSSSEMWNIRTGDNECDICLCSKGSMSSLDITQSFTDKYELEMSTIEERTDEASPRKKLREIRIYGTESEEIVDVTGDSSSATSGVNLNKINDGKRKKNVKRFISGDEDVTDEEIHPVGWKSKKLKQEIAPTIDEEKVQNIGENIMRKKRERNRRADRSASPGKKRRKNRVVGLEAEIEKRQKPQKQSDAMAGLELFGPRPKLRLRRGPGFPKVGEEKFYEDRNAIENAKTEKKKTNGSKKITKKAKLKGSDFVTGKIDAEHEPAINSKEAEVKTKFTDFEKKTHPSNYESDTVATDTTTNIEDLQELTSEESSTNDNDTVHHWDIGSSKGRYGRPLKHRKSPRKCRKRNKQSSESYYTDPENSPRKKGPESYRSTFSNEELGPQRVVPGEYKKLPIRNKDHPAIRRLRKREYCGRISRKNQRTGIEIPEVQEAGHPQPAEKFEQAPQWEGPDRHPAAPGDGNPWSPEFGQEIDGRQRIRNMFESDNRREYYQQGIEPREQFQPHRPYFGPGNCYQNYPQGPPPSFQPGPGHATANDVPMYNETYFSGTAATRDSAARPTSSRYADIARKPSDNRGFKKNFWLLLFLVIVQSLNYTH, encoded by the exons atgaacAAACTGAgcgatataaaaataacttCGAGTACGTCAAGCTCTAGCGAAATGTGGAACATCAGAACTGGTGATAACGAATGT GACATTTGCCTCTGTTCTAAAGGTTCTATGTCCAGTTTGGATATAACTCAGAGTTTCACTGATAAATATGAACTAGAAATGAGCACCATCGAAGAAAGGACGGACGAGGCATCtccgagaaaaaaactacGGGAAATTAGAATCTATGGAACAGAAAGTGAAGAAATCGTAGATGTAACTGGGGATTCAAGTAGCGCGACTTCTGGAGTGAATTTGAACAAGATAAACGATG gtaaaagaaagaagaacgtCAAGCGATTCATCAGTGGTGACGAAGACGTCACCGATGAGGAGATACATCCGGTTGGATGGAAATCCAAAAAACTAAAGCAAGAAATTGCCCCCACgatcgatgaagaaaaagttcaGAATATCGGAGAAAATATCATgcggaagaagagagaaaggaacAGAAGAGCTGATCGAAGTGCGTCGCCGGGAAAGAAGCGACGAAAAAATCGGGTAGTGGGACTGGAAGCTGAAATCGAAAAGCGACAAAAACCACAGAAACAGTCCGACGCTATGGCAGGATTAGAACTATTCGGGCCTCGCCCGAAATTGCGGCTAAGAAGAGGACCAGGATTCCCGAAAGttggagaggaaaaattttacgaagaCAGAAATGCAATCGAAAATGCAAAgaccgagaaaaagaagacgaatgGGTCCAAAAAGATAaccaaaaaagcaaaattaaaAGGTTCCGACTTCGTTACAGGCAAAATCGACGCTGAACACGAACCCGCTATTAATTCAAAAGAAGCTGAAGTTAAAACTAAGTTCacagattttgaaaagaaaacacaCCCCTCAAATTATGAGTCCGATACAGTTGCCACAGACACAACGACAAACATTGAAGATCTCCAAGAACTAACATCGGAAGAAAGCTCCACAAATGACAACGATACAGTGCATCACTGGGACATTGGTAGTTCGAAAGGGAGGTACGGAAGGCCTCTCAAGCACCGAAAATCTCCACGGAagtgtagaaaaagaaataaacaatCCAGCGAGTCGTACTACACTGATCCTGAAAATAGCCCGCGAAAAAAGGGCCCTGAATCCTACAGGAGTACATTTAGTAACGAAGAACTTGGTCCACAGAGGGTGGTGCCCGGCGAGTACAAAAAGCTGCCAATCAGAAATAAAGATCATCCGGCAATCCGACGACTACGGAAAAGAGAATACTGTGGACGAATCTCCAGGAAGAATCAGAGAACCGGAATCGAAATTCCAGAAGTACAAGAAGCTGGTCATCCTCAGCCAGcagaaaaattcgaacaagCCCCTCAGTGGGAGGGACCAGATAGGCATCCTGCAGCCCCCGGAGACGGAAATCCTTGGTCACCTGAATTTGGTCAGGAAATAGACGGACGGCAAAGAATCCGAAATATGTTCGAGTCGGACAATAGAAGAGAATATTACCAACAAGGAATCGAACCTCGAGAACAGTTCCAACCTCACAGACCATATTTTGGGCCTGGTAATTGCTACCAGAACTATCCGCAAGGACCACCGCCAAGCTTCCAACCTGGACCAGGACATGCAACGGCGAACGATGTACCAATGTACAATGAAACGTATTTTTCTGGTACCGCGGCTACTAGAGATTCTGCCGCGAGACCAACCTCCAGCAGGTATGCTGATATTGCTAGGAAGCCATCTGACAATagaggatttaaaaaaaatttctggctATTGTTATTCCTAGTCATCGTTCAGTCACTTAATTATACACATTGA
- the LOC125502204 gene encoding DC-STAMP domain-containing protein 2-like — MAFFQLVLKARKLEKARLAYQDEKFRSIEVSKGAKIHYTLAQKIRYKKILLKKRFFKWLKKVTSCPEDSWFHEKSVLLRTDGTFENYILKSVMGFFGGIFLTYLFFMFFVFQLNFTLSSATLLCSFFGIILTIGLAFSYRVRCVVFLLLPQFFSKRGRQALMAYVFILALTGPAKNTLHNMGVLSESLACGQEQLKRAVKTIVDLVKQPFYALRDSIAKIMKTVKMVVRKIKEALLAIKRIVLSIREFVTEPFVAKKVIRKFRYSITVKVFKAVFQWLGSIMNICNKKLGTPFDRCQKVFDGAVADCKASLGPLFGGVCNLAYVVGLLCWVVKPFDFICMLVSFVTDSIVGVVKKKIKKFAKHVKAMFYVKVKFSHSFHFETNQSRSLEDVATGIVTEIRSRTDKFLTVFDLMSFATSFFFMFMMLRVIHYRHKWLTSERFDNRYLTDDLREIDLRRARLDKETVLPLNPRERNKYIPLTSIKLIKTEKIKLTKSAVFLWLTTFKLGIHMMADYCLYWVLSTIRYHGRFESKIETPNAVGVYVAGNGFLADLYRSIVRAFSPLENEVDLDTVPCLPDPIPPDLDRYTQIVSLIILCWIMAVFEPYGLRLRHVVMCYYHPDRAKQRAVWLYNHIIRSRGSFLKFARRQLRRKYSKSDKKEAVEKVTLKERLVAFLPILRNCFGAERRMCLLCAAVERDSQPPLIRCPKPGCTGLFCIQCFADLQNLCTICLEPIDYGDLSDMSEER, encoded by the exons ATGGccttttttcaactcgttCTGAAGGCCAGGAAGCTGGAAAAAGCGAGACTCGCTTACCAGGACGAAAAATTCAGATCCATCGAAGTGTCCAAGGGCGCAAAGATACACTATACTTTGGCGCAGAAGATCCGTTACAAAAAAATCCT GCTGAAaaagagatttttcaaatggtTAAAAAAGGTCACATCGTGCCCGGAGGATTCTTGGTTCCACGAGAAATCGGTTCTCCTGCGAACCGATGGGACTTTTGAGAATTACATTTTGAAAAGTGTAATGGGGTTTTTCGGGGGTATATTTTTGACCTACCTGTTCTTCATGTTCTTCGTTTTCCAATTGAACTTCACTCTGTCCTCTGCTACCCTGCTCTGTTCGTTTTTCGGTATCATCTTGACCATCGGCCTCGCGTTTTCGTACCGCGTAAG GTGTGTGGTGTTCTTGTTATTGCCgcaatttttctcgaaacgAGGTCGCCAAGCCCTGATGGCGTACGTTTTTATTCTGGCTTTGACGGGCCCCGCGAAGAACACTCTGCACAATATGGGTGTGCTCTCGGAATCGTTGGCTTGTGGACAa GAGCAACTGAAACGGGCCGTTAAAACCATCGTGGATCTTGTCAAGCAGCCGTTTTACGCCCTGCGAGATTCCATAGCAAAAATTATGAAGACCGTAAAGATGGTCGTGAGAAAGATCAAAGAGGCCTTACTCGCTATAAAAAGAATCGTTCTAAGCATACGTGAGTTTGTTACCGAACCGTTTGTTGCAAAAAAAGTGATAAGGAAATTTCGATATTCCATTACAGTCAAGGTATTCAAAGCAGTGTTCCAGTGGCTGGGTAGTATAATGAATATTTGCAACAAGAAACTTGGTACACCTTTCGACAGGTGCCAAAAAGTCTTCGACGGAGCTGTTGCGGACTGCAAAGCTTCTCTAGGGCCACTTTTTGGAGGTGTCTGCAACCTGGCCTACGTCGTCGGTTTGTTATGCTGGGTGGTCAAACCCTTCGACTTTATCTGTATGCTGGTGTCATTTGTAACAGACAGCATTGTTGGCGTCGTAAAAAAGA AGATAAAGAAATTCGCGAAGCACGTGAAGGCCATGTTTTATGTaaaagtgaaattttcgcACTCCTTTCACTTCGAGACCAACCAGAGCAGGAGCCTGGAAGATGTAGCTACCGGAATTGTAACCGAGATAAGATCGCGAACAGACAAATTCCTCACTGTATTCGATTTGATGAGTTTCGCAACTAGTTTCTTCTTCATGTTTATGATGTTGAG GGTAATACACTATCGTCACAAGTGGTTGACGAGCGAGAGGTTCGATAATCGCTACCTGACCGATGACCTCCGCGAAATAGATCTGCGGAGGGCCAGATTGGACAAGGAGACGGTCCTGCCCTTGAACCCGAGAGAAAGGAACAAGTACATCCCTCTCACTTCAATCAAACTgataaaaaccgaaaaaatcaAGCTCACAAAGTCCGCGGTCTTCTTGTGGCTGACGACCTTCAAACTCGGAATCCACATGATGGCGGATTACTGCCTCTACTGGGTTCTCAGCACGATAAGATATCACGGCCGATTCGAATCCAAG ATCGAAACGCCCAACGCCGTTGGAGTGTACGTCGCTGGAAATGGTTTTTTGGCGGACTTATACCGAAGCATCGTCAGGGCTTTCTCCCCTTTGGAAAACGAGGTCGATCTGGACACCGTTCCGTGCTTACCCGACCCGATTCCCCCCGATTTGGATCGTTACACGCAAATTGTGTCCTTAATTATCCTTTGCTGGATCATGGCCGTCTTTGAACCTTACGGTCTCAGGCTGAGACACGTCGTCATGTGCTACTATCATCCGGATCGCGCCAAACAGCGAGCCGTTTGGCTCTACAACCACATCATCAG GTCGCGAGGTAGTTTCCTGAAGTTCGCCAGACGTCAGTTGAGGAGGAAATACTCAAAGTCAGATAAAAAGGAGGCGGTAGAAAAAGTAACGCTGAAGGAGCGACTCGTGGCGTTTCTCCCGATTTTACGTAACTGCTTTGGAGCGGAGAGGCGTATGTGCCTCTTGTGTGCGGCTGTTGAAAGAGACAGTCAACCACCTTTGATACGCTGTCCCAAGCCAGGCTGCACAGGCCTGTTTTGCATACAGTGTTTCGCAGATCTACAGAACTTGTGCACAATCTGCTTGGAGCCGATCGACTACGGTGATCTTTCCGACATGAGCGAAGAAAGGTAA